A genome region from Staphylococcus capitis subsp. capitis includes the following:
- a CDS encoding carbohydrate ABC transporter permease translates to MKISQDKSAIVIRIISLIIIIGLVITIILPLINIFALAFNSGVDAQKGGITFFPRKFSLDNFKEIFKQGTLLNALFISVAKTVIGTILSVILTAMAAYVLTIKTLPFRRIISFFLVFTMLFSAGVVPLYILLNQLHLTDTFWVYILPSLYSVYNILIMRTFFNQLPTSVIEAARVDGCNDFQIFWKIVLPMSKPVVASITLFNAVSQWNDWFTGAFFVRNPNLKPLATVLQDMLTKQAAIAEALKQKSGSYAILDKVTITGDSMQMAMIVLLTIPVLFLFPFVQKHFVKGINIGSTKE, encoded by the coding sequence ATGAAAATATCCCAAGACAAAAGTGCTATTGTCATTCGCATCATTTCATTAATTATCATAATAGGTTTAGTTATTACTATTATATTACCACTAATCAATATCTTTGCCTTAGCATTTAATTCCGGTGTAGATGCGCAAAAAGGTGGTATAACATTCTTTCCTCGTAAGTTTTCGCTAGATAATTTTAAAGAAATATTTAAACAAGGAACATTATTGAATGCATTGTTTATTAGTGTAGCTAAAACTGTCATAGGTACAATCTTAAGCGTGATATTAACCGCCATGGCAGCGTATGTCTTAACAATAAAAACACTGCCATTCCGAAGAATCATTTCATTCTTCTTAGTATTTACGATGTTATTTAGTGCTGGAGTAGTTCCACTATACATTTTATTAAATCAATTACATTTAACAGACACTTTCTGGGTCTATATTTTACCTTCACTCTATAGTGTTTATAACATTTTAATCATGCGTACATTTTTTAATCAGTTACCAACAAGTGTTATCGAAGCTGCGAGGGTAGATGGTTGTAATGACTTTCAAATCTTTTGGAAAATAGTCCTTCCAATGAGTAAACCGGTAGTCGCATCAATTACTTTATTTAATGCTGTGAGTCAATGGAACGACTGGTTTACAGGCGCATTCTTCGTACGCAACCCAAATTTAAAACCTTTAGCAACAGTATTACAGGATATGCTCACTAAGCAAGCCGCAATTGCTGAAGCACTTAAACAGAAATCAGGTTCTTATGCAATATTGGATAAAGTAACAATTACTGGTGATTCTATGCAAATGGCAATGATAGTGTTGTTAACAATTCCAGTACTATTCTTGTTCCCATTTGTTCAAAAACATTTTGTAAAAGGAATCAATATAGGTTCAACTAAGGAGTAA
- a CDS encoding metallophosphoesterase family protein, translated as MTKILQLSDLHIGPHNDAKDQKTYDLIQHMMKHYRPDITVLTGDQIWSEGVIDSGRVYKELIEYLNQFDTQIATTFGNHDTEGHLKRGDLRAIEEQYSKNFVQKHHSLIIDDKEAYTIEVSSQDTLTHVLYVIDGGDYNPFGIGDYDFIRPEHVNWLKETYEAYQSQYKRSFQHNLLFTHIPLQEYREVENIKEFHGIFNEPIACSKINSGLFSQMLLNGDMEGMFCGHDHDNDFTINLYGIRLSFGRVGGYNTYGDLQRGARLIELQPHEIFKSKVLEFDDRY; from the coding sequence ATGACGAAAATCCTACAATTAAGTGATTTACACATTGGCCCACATAATGACGCCAAAGATCAAAAAACATATGATTTGATTCAACATATGATGAAACATTATCGTCCCGATATCACTGTATTAACTGGTGATCAAATATGGTCTGAAGGAGTCATTGATTCTGGACGAGTTTATAAAGAACTTATCGAATATTTAAATCAATTTGATACTCAAATTGCAACAACATTTGGTAATCATGACACTGAAGGACATCTTAAACGGGGCGATTTACGCGCCATTGAAGAACAATATTCTAAAAATTTTGTCCAAAAACATCATAGTTTAATTATTGATGATAAAGAAGCTTATACTATTGAAGTAAGCTCTCAAGATACACTTACACACGTTCTTTATGTTATTGACGGAGGGGATTATAACCCATTTGGCATAGGTGATTACGACTTTATCAGACCTGAGCACGTTAACTGGCTTAAAGAGACTTATGAAGCGTATCAGTCACAATACAAACGTAGCTTTCAACATAATTTACTATTTACACACATTCCTCTACAGGAATATCGAGAAGTAGAGAATATCAAGGAATTTCATGGCATATTTAATGAGCCTATTGCTTGCTCTAAAATTAATTCTGGATTATTTAGTCAAATGCTATTAAATGGAGATATGGAAGGGATGTTCTGTGGTCACGATCATGATAATGATTTCACTATTAACTTATATGGAATTCGTCTAAGTTTTGGTCGCGTCGGCGGCTATAACACTTATGGTGACTTACAACGTGGTGCACGATTAATAGAATTACAACCTCATGAAATATTTAAATCGAAAGTATTAGAATTTGATGATCGTTACTAA
- a CDS encoding MATE family efflux transporter, whose protein sequence is MIVTKGAFRSLYVPILIEQLFILLMGQADTLMLNSYSTNAVAASGMTSQILMLITFLITIIHVGTNIRIVHLKAHQTSMITKEIFHNLLFNIIVSIVFTLVVGMVFSPLLQLFQVPKDIFNLTYQFGLVILSVLTLTSTQMYIGTVLRVMNYAAIATRITVISNLTNIILNAFVLFIIPDLVGNPVLAVAYATAISRLLGCLLAFIALLKIYRPKLHYFKINFKILYQVSTLGIPSAGEQISYNFAQTFTTAFIAMLGTQVIAAKSVATVLSGLSFSCAMAFSAACQIYLGHFIARHRYSVLKKTVLRSIWFNVIQSLIIMVCVLVGFVAVGRWLTHDVQTYHLIIYYLVILIGLEPIRAINNLIVDLLNVAGDVRFPVTVNIITTWLLLLPGSFLLGIHLGFGYTGIILVSIADEALRFIIMYFRWRNDKWRARMKQIGV, encoded by the coding sequence ATGATCGTTACTAAAGGCGCATTTAGATCCTTATATGTACCTATACTTATTGAACAACTGTTCATACTTCTCATGGGGCAAGCTGACACATTAATGCTCAACAGTTATAGTACGAATGCAGTTGCAGCATCCGGAATGACGAGTCAAATATTAATGCTCATTACGTTTCTTATTACAATCATTCACGTGGGAACTAATATTCGTATTGTTCATTTAAAAGCACACCAAACATCAATGATTACAAAAGAAATTTTTCACAATCTTCTTTTCAATATCATCGTTTCGATTGTATTTACATTAGTCGTAGGTATGGTGTTTTCACCGTTATTACAACTTTTTCAAGTACCTAAGGACATATTTAATCTAACTTATCAATTTGGTTTAGTTATATTGAGTGTCTTAACTTTGACCTCAACTCAAATGTATATAGGAACCGTACTTCGTGTTATGAATTATGCTGCGATTGCTACACGCATCACAGTAATTAGTAATTTGACTAATATCATTCTAAATGCTTTCGTACTTTTTATAATTCCAGATTTGGTAGGTAATCCTGTATTAGCAGTTGCTTATGCTACAGCCATTAGCCGTCTGCTTGGTTGTCTCTTAGCATTCATAGCACTTTTAAAAATTTACAGACCGAAACTGCATTACTTTAAAATTAATTTTAAAATACTTTATCAAGTTTCAACATTAGGTATACCTAGTGCTGGCGAGCAAATTTCATATAACTTTGCACAAACATTTACGACAGCATTTATAGCAATGTTAGGAACACAAGTTATTGCAGCTAAATCTGTTGCAACTGTGTTAAGTGGTTTATCTTTCAGTTGTGCGATGGCATTTAGCGCTGCATGCCAAATTTATTTAGGCCATTTTATAGCTAGACATCGCTATAGTGTACTAAAGAAAACTGTGTTAAGAAGTATATGGTTTAATGTGATTCAATCCTTAATTATCATGGTATGCGTTTTAGTAGGTTTCGTCGCTGTCGGTAGATGGCTTACACATGATGTTCAAACATACCATTTAATTATCTACTATCTAGTTATTCTTATAGGATTGGAACCGATTCGTGCAATTAATAATTTAATCGTAGATTTATTAAATGTAGCTGGGGATGTGCGTTTTCCTGTTACAGTCAATATCATAACTACTTGGTTGTTACTGTTGCCTGGAAGCTTTCTATTAGGCATTCATTTAGGGTTTGGTTACACCGGTATTATTCTAGTGAGTATTGCAGATGAAGCGCTGCGATTCATCATCATGTATTTCAGATGGCGAAATGATAAATGGCGCGCACGCATGAAGCAGATAGGAGTATAG
- a CDS encoding DeoR/GlpR family DNA-binding transcription regulator, which produces MYKRKERLNLIRKRVDQYGEVAVKDLALFLQVTPETVRKDLETLEYDKLITRTHGGAVKYNHINKEKSYANKWQKQSNVKERIAKKAASQIQSGEIVVIDGGTTTGRIPQYLNDIIQTTIITNSLKIANELNRAIEEQRIQGEIIMLAGKTNTEQDVVKGHLTNELLQRFKFDKAFISCGSFDKNDCYEFDLEEAHVSQIMIQQSQLSYLLADSSKRDARASYRISEFSEIDYMISDYAKPQDMEHFNHKSWLQI; this is translated from the coding sequence ATGTACAAGAGAAAAGAACGATTAAACCTTATACGTAAACGTGTTGATCAGTACGGTGAGGTTGCTGTTAAAGATTTAGCATTATTTTTACAAGTCACACCTGAAACCGTGAGAAAAGACTTAGAAACATTAGAATATGACAAACTTATTACTCGCACGCACGGTGGGGCAGTTAAATATAATCATATTAACAAGGAGAAATCATACGCGAATAAATGGCAGAAACAATCAAATGTGAAAGAAAGAATAGCTAAAAAAGCAGCTTCACAAATTCAATCTGGAGAAATCGTGGTTATAGATGGTGGGACGACAACAGGTCGAATTCCTCAGTATTTAAATGATATTATACAAACTACTATAATCACTAATTCCCTAAAGATTGCAAATGAGTTGAATCGTGCAATAGAGGAACAACGTATTCAAGGCGAAATTATTATGCTCGCAGGTAAGACAAATACTGAGCAAGATGTAGTGAAGGGGCATTTAACAAACGAGTTATTACAACGTTTCAAATTTGATAAAGCCTTTATTTCATGTGGTTCATTTGATAAGAACGATTGTTATGAATTTGATTTAGAGGAAGCACACGTCAGTCAAATTATGATTCAACAAAGTCAATTAAGTTATTTATTAGCAGATAGTAGTAAACGAGATGCTCGTGCATCGTATCGTATTAGTGAATTTAGTGAGATTGATTATATGATTTCTGATTACGCTAAGCCACAGGATATGGAGCATTTTAATCATAAATCATGGTTACAAATTTAA
- a CDS encoding response regulator transcription factor, translating to MTNILIVEDEQNLARFIELELKHEDYNVDIEYDGRTGLDKALNKSYDLIILDLMLPNINGLEICRQIRQEQSTPIIIITAKGETYDKVAGLDYGADDYIVKPFDIEELLARIRAILRRQPQKNVIDINGIIIDKDAFKVTVDGTQLELTKTEYDLLYVLAENRNHVMQREQILDHVWGFNSEVETNVVDVYIRYLRNKLKPFNKEKSIETVRGVGYVIR from the coding sequence ATGACAAATATTTTAATCGTAGAAGATGAGCAGAATCTTGCTCGATTTATTGAACTTGAACTTAAACATGAAGATTACAACGTTGATATAGAATATGACGGACGCACGGGTTTAGATAAAGCACTTAATAAATCATATGATCTTATTATATTGGATTTAATGTTACCTAATATTAATGGCTTAGAAATTTGTAGACAAATTCGCCAAGAACAATCAACACCTATCATCATTATTACTGCTAAAGGTGAAACATATGATAAAGTAGCCGGATTAGATTATGGTGCAGATGATTACATCGTCAAACCATTCGATATTGAAGAGTTGCTCGCTCGTATAAGAGCTATTTTACGTAGACAACCTCAGAAAAATGTCATCGATATTAACGGCATTATTATTGATAAAGATGCCTTCAAGGTGACTGTAGATGGTACTCAACTAGAACTGACGAAGACGGAGTACGATTTGTTATATGTTTTAGCTGAAAATAGAAATCACGTGATGCAGCGTGAGCAAATTTTAGACCACGTATGGGGATTTAACAGCGAAGTAGAAACAAATGTTGTTGATGTTTACATTCGATATTTACGCAATAAATTAAAGCCTTTTAATAAGGAGAAATCTATCGAAACTGTACGTGGCGTAGGATACGTGATTAGATGA
- a CDS encoding HAMP domain-containing histidine kinase: protein MIKRRKLKYKWMIITTLITFTTILLFCLIIIFFLKDTLRNSELDEAERSSTDIANLFHSKSLAQISALDINASLENFQEVIIYDEKGKKLIQTSNDNIVNYNKKFDMNHPERINIYNSHGINYLVITEPIHSKDFNGYSVLVHSLQNYDNLVRSLYIVALAFGLIATVITAGISYIFSSQITKPIVTMSNKMNQIRRDGFQKKLELTTNYEETDNLIVTFNDMMYQIEESFNQQRQFVEDASHELRTPLQIIQGHLNLIQRWGKKDPEILEESLDISIEEVNRITKLVEELLLLTKDSVNSHVLEAENVDINNEIQSRVKSLRHLHPDYQFETHLSNKPIQMKMNRHQFEQLLLIFLDNAMKYDTDNKYIMINTSLKNKVISIEITDHGMGIPKQDLDFIFDRFYRVDKSRARSQGGNGLGLSIAEKIVQLNDGTIQVESEVQKFTTFKINFPL from the coding sequence ATGATCAAACGTCGTAAATTAAAATATAAATGGATGATTATAACGACACTCATTACGTTTACCACTATATTACTATTTTGCTTAATTATTATCTTTTTCTTAAAAGATACTCTTAGAAATAGCGAACTTGATGAAGCTGAAAGAAGTTCTACTGATATTGCGAATTTATTTCATTCTAAATCTTTGGCTCAAATATCAGCACTTGATATAAATGCTTCATTAGAAAACTTTCAAGAAGTCATTATATATGATGAAAAAGGGAAGAAGTTAATTCAAACATCAAATGACAATATCGTTAATTACAATAAGAAATTTGATATGAACCATCCAGAACGTATAAACATCTATAATAGTCATGGCATTAATTACTTAGTAATCACTGAACCCATTCATTCGAAAGATTTTAATGGATACAGTGTACTAGTACATTCTCTACAAAATTATGACAATCTTGTACGTTCACTATATATAGTAGCTTTAGCATTCGGTTTAATCGCTACTGTGATAACTGCTGGAATTAGTTATATCTTTTCATCTCAAATCACAAAACCCATTGTGACTATGTCGAACAAGATGAATCAAATTAGGCGCGATGGTTTCCAAAAGAAACTAGAATTAACAACTAATTACGAAGAGACAGATAATCTTATCGTTACATTTAACGACATGATGTACCAAATTGAAGAATCATTTAATCAGCAACGACAATTTGTTGAAGACGCTTCTCACGAATTAAGAACACCTTTACAAATCATTCAAGGTCATCTCAACTTAATTCAGAGGTGGGGGAAGAAAGACCCAGAAATTCTTGAAGAATCTCTAGATATTTCTATAGAGGAAGTCAATCGAATCACTAAACTTGTCGAAGAATTACTCTTATTGACTAAAGATAGTGTGAATAGTCATGTTCTTGAAGCTGAAAATGTAGACATTAACAATGAGATTCAATCACGCGTGAAGTCATTAAGACATCTACATCCTGATTACCAATTTGAAACGCACTTGTCCAATAAGCCAATACAAATGAAAATGAATAGACATCAATTTGAACAATTACTACTTATTTTCCTAGATAATGCAATGAAGTATGATACTGATAATAAATATATAATGATCAATACCTCGCTAAAGAACAAAGTCATCAGTATCGAAATTACAGACCACGGCATGGGTATTCCTAAACAAGATTTAGATTTCATTTTCGATAGATTTTACAGAGTTGATAAATCTCGTGCCCGTAGTCAGGGTGGAAATGGTTTAGGTTTATCAATCGCTGAGAAAATTGTGCAATTAAATGATGGTACGATCCAGGTAGAAAGTGAAGTTCAAAAATTTACGACATTTAAGATTAATTTCCCTTTGTAA
- a CDS encoding 2-oxoglutarate dehydrogenase E1 component, with protein MTKDKKEVTEAPVNFGANLGLMLDLYDDYLQDPSSVPEDLQVLFSTIKTGEAHVEAKPATGGSGSQVGDSTIKRVMRLIDNIRQYGHLKAGIYPVNPPERKHVPKLGIEDFDLDQQTLEQISAGIVSEHFEDIYDNAYEAIVRMEKRYKGPIAFEYTHINNNKERVWLKRRIETPYKANLNNNQKKELFKKLAHVEGFEKYLHKNFVGAKRFSIEGVDTLVPMLQHTITLAGNEGIKNIQIGMAHRGRLNVLTHVLEKPYEMMISEFMHTDPMKFLPEDGSLELTSGWTGDVKYHLGGVKTTDSYGTEQRISLANNPSHLEIVAPVVEGRTRAAQDETHQAGSPSTDFHKAMPIIIHGDAAYPGQGINFETMNLGSLKGYTTGGSLHIITNNRIGFTTEPTDGRSTTYSTDVAKGYDVPILHVNADDVEATIEAIDIAMEFRKEFHKDVVIDLVGYRRYGHNEMDEPSITNPVPYHNIRKHESVELLYGKKLVEDGIISEDEMNDVIDSVQKEMRAAHDKIDKSDKMDNPNMEKPESLQLPLQSDDKDFSFDHLKEINDAMLTYPEDFHVLKKLNKVLEKRREPFEKEGGLVDWAQAEQLAFATILQDGTSIRLTGQDSERGTFSHRHAVLHDEENGDTYTPLHHVPNQQATFDIHNSPLSEAAVVGFEYGYNVENKNSFNIWEAQYGDFSNMAQMIFDNFLSSSRAKWGERSGLTLFLPHSYEGQGAEHSSARLERFLQLAAENNSTVVNLSSSSNYFHLLRAQAASLDSQEMRPLIVMSPKSLLRNKTVAKPIDEFTSGGFKPIITEEHDAEKVKKVILASGKMFIDLKEHLEKNPDESTLIVAVERLYPFPEEEIQEVLESLPNLEEVSWVQEEPKNQGAWLFVYPYLRALVADRYDLSYHGRIQRAAPAEGDGKIHKLVQNRIIESSINN; from the coding sequence ATGACTAAGGACAAAAAAGAAGTTACAGAGGCACCTGTAAACTTCGGTGCAAATCTCGGTTTAATGCTAGATTTGTATGATGATTACCTACAAGATCCATCATCAGTTCCAGAAGATTTACAAGTCTTATTTAGTACAATTAAAACAGGTGAAGCTCATGTCGAGGCTAAACCGGCCACTGGAGGAAGTGGTTCACAAGTGGGAGATAGCACTATTAAACGTGTAATGCGCTTAATTGATAACATTCGACAATACGGACATTTAAAAGCAGGCATATATCCAGTTAATCCTCCAGAGCGTAAACATGTCCCTAAATTAGGAATTGAAGATTTTGATTTAGATCAACAAACTTTGGAACAAATATCAGCTGGTATTGTATCAGAACACTTTGAAGATATTTATGACAATGCCTATGAAGCGATTGTTCGTATGGAAAAACGCTATAAAGGACCAATTGCTTTTGAGTACACTCACATTAATAACAACAAAGAGCGAGTTTGGTTGAAAAGACGTATCGAAACGCCTTATAAAGCGAATTTAAACAATAATCAGAAAAAAGAACTTTTCAAAAAATTAGCACATGTTGAAGGATTTGAAAAATACTTACACAAAAACTTTGTAGGTGCAAAACGTTTCTCAATTGAAGGGGTAGACACGTTAGTACCAATGCTTCAGCATACAATTACTTTAGCGGGTAACGAGGGAATTAAAAATATACAAATCGGTATGGCTCACCGTGGTCGTTTAAACGTATTAACTCACGTACTTGAGAAACCATACGAAATGATGATTTCAGAATTTATGCATACAGATCCGATGAAATTCTTACCAGAAGACGGTAGCTTAGAACTTACTTCAGGTTGGACTGGAGACGTAAAATATCACTTAGGTGGCGTGAAGACAACAGATTCTTATGGCACTGAACAACGTATTTCTTTAGCTAACAACCCAAGTCACTTGGAAATTGTTGCTCCAGTTGTTGAAGGTAGAACACGTGCTGCACAAGATGAAACGCATCAAGCAGGTTCTCCTTCAACTGATTTCCATAAAGCCATGCCAATTATCATTCATGGTGATGCTGCTTACCCAGGACAAGGTATTAACTTTGAAACAATGAACTTAGGTAGCTTAAAAGGGTATACTACTGGTGGTTCATTACACATTATTACTAATAATAGAATTGGCTTCACTACTGAACCTACTGACGGCCGTTCAACAACATATTCTACTGACGTTGCAAAAGGGTACGATGTTCCAATCTTGCACGTTAATGCAGATGATGTTGAAGCAACAATTGAAGCGATTGATATCGCGATGGAATTCCGTAAAGAGTTCCATAAAGACGTTGTTATCGATTTAGTTGGTTATCGTCGTTATGGTCATAATGAAATGGATGAGCCTTCAATTACAAACCCAGTTCCTTACCATAATATTCGTAAACATGAATCAGTTGAATTACTTTATGGTAAAAAGTTAGTTGAAGACGGCATCATTTCTGAAGACGAAATGAATGACGTTATTGATAGTGTTCAAAAAGAAATGCGTGCAGCGCATGATAAAATTGATAAGTCTGATAAGATGGATAATCCAAACATGGAAAAACCTGAGTCACTTCAATTGCCATTGCAAAGTGATGACAAAGACTTCTCATTTGATCACTTAAAAGAAATTAATGACGCTATGCTAACTTATCCTGAAGATTTCCACGTTCTTAAAAAATTGAACAAAGTACTTGAAAAACGTAGAGAACCATTTGAAAAAGAAGGCGGCTTAGTTGATTGGGCTCAAGCAGAACAACTTGCCTTTGCAACTATTTTACAAGATGGCACTTCAATTCGTTTAACTGGTCAAGATAGTGAACGTGGTACTTTCAGTCATAGACACGCTGTGCTGCATGATGAAGAGAATGGCGACACATACACTCCATTACATCATGTCCCAAATCAGCAAGCGACGTTTGATATTCACAACTCACCGCTTTCAGAAGCAGCAGTTGTTGGGTTCGAATATGGCTATAATGTTGAAAATAAAAATAGCTTTAACATTTGGGAAGCACAATACGGCGACTTCTCTAACATGGCACAAATGATTTTTGATAACTTCTTATCTAGTTCTCGTGCCAAATGGGGAGAACGTTCAGGCTTAACATTATTCTTACCTCATTCATATGAAGGTCAAGGTGCTGAACACTCTTCAGCTCGTTTAGAGAGATTCTTACAACTTGCAGCTGAAAATAATAGCACAGTAGTGAACTTATCTAGCTCAAGTAACTACTTCCACTTATTACGTGCTCAAGCAGCAAGTCTTGATTCTCAAGAAATGAGACCATTAATCGTCATGTCACCGAAAAGTTTATTACGTAATAAAACTGTTGCTAAACCTATCGATGAATTTACTTCTGGTGGTTTCAAACCTATTATCACCGAAGAACATGATGCAGAAAAAGTTAAGAAAGTGATTTTAGCTTCAGGTAAAATGTTTATAGACTTAAAAGAACATTTAGAGAAAAATCCAGACGAATCTACTTTAATTGTTGCAGTTGAGAGATTATATCCATTCCCTGAAGAAGAAATTCAAGAAGTACTTGAATCATTACCAAATCTTGAAGAAGTATCATGGGTTCAAGAAGAGCCTAAAAACCAAGGTGCATGGTTATTCGTTTATCCTTATCTTAGAGCACTTGTTGCTGATAGATATGACCTTAGCTATCATGGTAGAATACAAAGGGCAGCACCTGCTGAAGGTGATGGAAAAATTCATAAACTTGTTCAAAACAGAATTATTGAAAGTAGCATTAATAATTAA
- the sucB gene encoding dihydrolipoyllysine-residue succinyltransferase, whose translation MPEVKVPELAESITEGTIAEWLKNVGDSVDKGDAILELETDKVNVEVVSEEAGVLSEQLAEEGDTVEVGQAVAVVGEGSGNASSGSSNETPQKEESKDASESQDKSQSSSDNKQDDQDSSNQRVNATPSARRHARENGVNLSEVSGKGNDVLRKDDVDNSQKQASQPSQSESKSQDSGSKKSNDNPSKPVIREKMSRRKKTAAKKLLEVSNQTAMLTTFNEVDMTNVMELRKRKKEQFMKDHDGTKLGFMSFFTKAAVAALKKYPEVNAEIDGEDMITKQFYDIGIAVSTDDGLLVPFVRDCDKKNFAEIEQEIANLAVKARDKKLGLDDMVNGSFTITNGGIFGSMMSTPIINGSQAAILGMHSIITRPIAIDKDTIENRPMMYLALSYDHRIIDGKEAVGFLKTIKELIENPEDLLLES comes from the coding sequence ATGCCAGAGGTAAAAGTTCCAGAATTAGCTGAATCAATCACAGAAGGTACCATTGCAGAATGGTTAAAAAACGTTGGAGATAGCGTCGATAAAGGTGACGCTATCTTAGAATTAGAAACAGATAAAGTTAACGTTGAAGTAGTTTCAGAGGAAGCAGGCGTACTATCTGAACAATTAGCTGAAGAAGGAGATACAGTTGAAGTAGGTCAAGCTGTAGCCGTAGTTGGTGAAGGCAGTGGCAACGCATCAAGTGGTTCTTCAAATGAAACTCCACAAAAAGAAGAATCTAAAGATGCTAGTGAATCTCAAGATAAATCACAATCATCTTCAGATAATAAACAAGACGATCAAGATAGCAGTAATCAACGTGTAAATGCTACACCTTCTGCTCGTCGTCATGCACGCGAAAACGGTGTTAATTTAAGCGAAGTTTCTGGTAAAGGAAATGACGTTTTAAGAAAAGACGACGTTGATAACAGTCAAAAACAAGCTAGCCAACCATCTCAAAGCGAAAGCAAATCACAAGATAGTGGCTCTAAAAAATCTAACGATAATCCGTCTAAGCCAGTAATACGTGAGAAAATGTCTCGTCGTAAGAAAACTGCTGCTAAAAAATTATTAGAAGTGTCAAACCAAACAGCAATGTTAACCACATTCAATGAAGTTGACATGACTAATGTTATGGAATTGCGTAAACGCAAAAAAGAACAATTTATGAAGGATCATGACGGTACTAAACTTGGTTTCATGTCATTCTTCACTAAAGCAGCAGTCGCAGCGCTTAAGAAATATCCAGAAGTTAACGCTGAAATTGACGGCGAAGATATGATTACAAAACAATTCTATGATATCGGTATTGCCGTATCTACTGATGATGGTTTATTAGTACCATTCGTTAGAGATTGTGATAAGAAAAACTTTGCTGAAATTGAACAAGAAATTGCGAACTTAGCAGTTAAAGCACGTGATAAAAAATTAGGCCTAGACGATATGGTTAATGGTTCATTTACTATCACTAATGGTGGAATCTTCGGTTCAATGATGAGTACACCAATTATCAACGGTAGCCAAGCTGCTATCTTAGGTATGCACTCAATCATTACTCGACCAATTGCAATTGACAAAGATACTATTGAAAATCGTCCAATGATGTACTTAGCGTTAAGCTATGACCACAGAATCATTGATGGTAAAGAAGCAGTTGGATTCTTAAAAACAATCAAAGAATTAATTGAAAATCCAGAAGATTTACTACTAGAATCATAA